From the Erythrolamprus reginae isolate rEryReg1 chromosome Z, rEryReg1.hap1, whole genome shotgun sequence genome, one window contains:
- the CDV3 gene encoding protein CDV3 homolog isoform X4: protein MAETEERSLDDFFAKRDKKKRKEKSSRGNATAAPSSAVSSNITAAGVTGGSRQAEGAHGAISNTNAATGGAKAANKEEDDWKEFEQEEIIDYSGLRVQSMQISEKDEEDSEKKEEPRDNNEEPAGRMEKSSGPWNRSAPTQITVAEIIENPEPVQSSGVYRPPGAREGRTRKVPQGPPEIYSDTQFPSLQSTAKQVDTRK from the exons ATGGCTGAAACCGAAGAGAGGAGTTTAGACGACTTTTTCGCAAAGCGAGACAAAAAGAAACGGAAAGAGAAAAGCAGCCGAGGAAATGCCACTGCCGCGCCTTCCTCAGCTGTCTCTTCCAATATCACTGCCGCGGGTGTGACTGGGGGAAGCAGGCAAGCCGAAGGCGCCCATGGAGCCATCTCTAATACTAACGCGGCCACCGGCGGTGCTAAGGCGGCAAACAAG GAAGAGGATGACTGGAAAGAATTTGAGCAGGAAGAAATAATTGACTACAGTGGCCTCAGAGTTCAGTCCATGCAAATTAG TGAAAAAGATGAAGAAGACAGtgagaaaaaagaagaaccaAGAGATAATAATGAGGAACCAGCTGGAAGAATGGAGAAATCATCTGGTCCTTGGAATAGGTCTGCTCCTACACAAATAACTGTTGCTGAAATTATTG AAAATCCAGAACCAGTGCAATCCAGTGGAGTATATAGGCCACCTGGTGCAAGAGAAGGCAGAACACGAAAAGTGCCACAAGGTCCCCCAGAGATCTATAGTGATACACAGTTTCCATCATTGCAGTCCACTGCCAAGCAAGTAGATACTAGAAAGTAA
- the CDV3 gene encoding protein CDV3 homolog isoform X3, whose amino-acid sequence MAETEERSLDDFFAKRDKKKRKEKSSRGNATAAPSSAVSSNITAAGVTGGSRQAEGAHGAISNTNAATGGAKAANKEEDDWKEFEQEEIIDYSGLRVQSMQISEKDEEDSEKKEEPRDNNEEPAGRMEKSSGPWNRSAPTQITVAEIIENPEPVQSSGVYRPPGAREGRTRKVPQGPPEIYSDTQFPSLQSTAKQVDTRKY is encoded by the exons ATGGCTGAAACCGAAGAGAGGAGTTTAGACGACTTTTTCGCAAAGCGAGACAAAAAGAAACGGAAAGAGAAAAGCAGCCGAGGAAATGCCACTGCCGCGCCTTCCTCAGCTGTCTCTTCCAATATCACTGCCGCGGGTGTGACTGGGGGAAGCAGGCAAGCCGAAGGCGCCCATGGAGCCATCTCTAATACTAACGCGGCCACCGGCGGTGCTAAGGCGGCAAACAAG GAAGAGGATGACTGGAAAGAATTTGAGCAGGAAGAAATAATTGACTACAGTGGCCTCAGAGTTCAGTCCATGCAAATTAG TGAAAAAGATGAAGAAGACAGtgagaaaaaagaagaaccaAGAGATAATAATGAGGAACCAGCTGGAAGAATGGAGAAATCATCTGGTCCTTGGAATAGGTCTGCTCCTACACAAATAACTGTTGCTGAAATTATTG AAAATCCAGAACCAGTGCAATCCAGTGGAGTATATAGGCCACCTGGTGCAAGAGAAGGCAGAACACGAAAAGTGCCACAAGGTCCCCCAGAGATCTATAGTGATACACAGTTTCCATCATTGCAGTCCACTGCCAAGCAAGTAGATACTAGAAA ATACTGA
- the CDV3 gene encoding protein CDV3 homolog isoform X5 has translation MGIHFVRKLTGTQDDVGIKADNCSVLLIQEEDDWKEFEQEEIIDYSGLRVQSMQISEKDEEDSEKKEEPRDNNEEPAGRMEKSSGPWNRSAPTQITVAEIIENPEPVQSSGVYRPPGAREGRTRKVPQGPPEIYSDTQFPSLQSTAKQVDTRKY, from the exons ATGGGAATCCATTTTGTTAGGAAATTGACTGGTACGCAGGACGATGTGGGGATCAAAGCGGACAATTGCTCAGTGTTGCTTATTCAG GAAGAGGATGACTGGAAAGAATTTGAGCAGGAAGAAATAATTGACTACAGTGGCCTCAGAGTTCAGTCCATGCAAATTAG TGAAAAAGATGAAGAAGACAGtgagaaaaaagaagaaccaAGAGATAATAATGAGGAACCAGCTGGAAGAATGGAGAAATCATCTGGTCCTTGGAATAGGTCTGCTCCTACACAAATAACTGTTGCTGAAATTATTG AAAATCCAGAACCAGTGCAATCCAGTGGAGTATATAGGCCACCTGGTGCAAGAGAAGGCAGAACACGAAAAGTGCCACAAGGTCCCCCAGAGATCTATAGTGATACACAGTTTCCATCATTGCAGTCCACTGCCAAGCAAGTAGATACTAGAAA ATACTGA
- the CDV3 gene encoding protein CDV3 homolog isoform X2, translating into MAETEERSLDDFFAKRDKKKRKEKSSRGNATAAPSSAVSSNITAAGVTGGSRQAEGAHGAISNTNAATGGAKAANKEEDDWKEFEQEEIIDYSGLRVQSMQISEKDEEDSEKKEEPRDNNEEPAGRMEKSSGPWNRSAPTQITVAEIIENPEPVQSSGVYRPPGAREGRTRKVPQGPPEIYSDTQFPSLQSTAKQVDTRKTVLH; encoded by the exons ATGGCTGAAACCGAAGAGAGGAGTTTAGACGACTTTTTCGCAAAGCGAGACAAAAAGAAACGGAAAGAGAAAAGCAGCCGAGGAAATGCCACTGCCGCGCCTTCCTCAGCTGTCTCTTCCAATATCACTGCCGCGGGTGTGACTGGGGGAAGCAGGCAAGCCGAAGGCGCCCATGGAGCCATCTCTAATACTAACGCGGCCACCGGCGGTGCTAAGGCGGCAAACAAG GAAGAGGATGACTGGAAAGAATTTGAGCAGGAAGAAATAATTGACTACAGTGGCCTCAGAGTTCAGTCCATGCAAATTAG TGAAAAAGATGAAGAAGACAGtgagaaaaaagaagaaccaAGAGATAATAATGAGGAACCAGCTGGAAGAATGGAGAAATCATCTGGTCCTTGGAATAGGTCTGCTCCTACACAAATAACTGTTGCTGAAATTATTG AAAATCCAGAACCAGTGCAATCCAGTGGAGTATATAGGCCACCTGGTGCAAGAGAAGGCAGAACACGAAAAGTGCCACAAGGTCCCCCAGAGATCTATAGTGATACACAGTTTCCATCATTGCAGTCCACTGCCAAGCAAGTAGATACTAGAAA
- the CDV3 gene encoding protein CDV3 homolog isoform X1: MAETEERSLDDFFAKRDKKKRKEKSSRGNATAAPSSAVSSNITAAGVTGGSRQAEGAHGAISNTNAATGGAKAANKEEDDWKEFEQEEIIDYSGLRVQSMQISEKDEEDSEKKEEPRDNNEEPAGRMEKSSGPWNRSAPTQITVAEIIENPEPVQSSGVYRPPGAREGRTRKVPQGPPEIYSDTQFPSLQSTAKQVDTRKKLIKWLIQEYEDV; encoded by the exons ATGGCTGAAACCGAAGAGAGGAGTTTAGACGACTTTTTCGCAAAGCGAGACAAAAAGAAACGGAAAGAGAAAAGCAGCCGAGGAAATGCCACTGCCGCGCCTTCCTCAGCTGTCTCTTCCAATATCACTGCCGCGGGTGTGACTGGGGGAAGCAGGCAAGCCGAAGGCGCCCATGGAGCCATCTCTAATACTAACGCGGCCACCGGCGGTGCTAAGGCGGCAAACAAG GAAGAGGATGACTGGAAAGAATTTGAGCAGGAAGAAATAATTGACTACAGTGGCCTCAGAGTTCAGTCCATGCAAATTAG TGAAAAAGATGAAGAAGACAGtgagaaaaaagaagaaccaAGAGATAATAATGAGGAACCAGCTGGAAGAATGGAGAAATCATCTGGTCCTTGGAATAGGTCTGCTCCTACACAAATAACTGTTGCTGAAATTATTG AAAATCCAGAACCAGTGCAATCCAGTGGAGTATATAGGCCACCTGGTGCAAGAGAAGGCAGAACACGAAAAGTGCCACAAGGTCCCCCAGAGATCTATAGTGATACACAGTTTCCATCATTGCAGTCCACTGCCAAGCAAGTAGATACTAGAAA AAAACTTATCAAATGGCTAATCCAAGAATATGAAGATGTTTGA